From Glycine soja cultivar W05 chromosome 4, ASM419377v2, whole genome shotgun sequence, the proteins below share one genomic window:
- the LOC114410384 gene encoding floral homeotic protein PMADS 2-like — protein MGRGKIEIKRIENSSNRQVTYSKRKNGILKKAKEISVLCDAQVSLIIFGVSGKMHEYISPSTTLIDVLDRYQRASGKTLWDAKHENLSNEIDRIKKENDSMQIELRHLKGEDITSLNYKELMALEDALENGLSGVREKKMEVHRMFKRNDKILEEQNKELNFLLQQHLALEGMGNMHGQWI, from the exons ATGGGGAGGGGTAAGATTGAGATCAAAAGGATTGAGAACTCAAGCAACAGGCAAGTTACCTACTCAAAGAGGAAGAATGGGATCCTTAAGAAGGCAAAGGAAATTAGTGTTCTATGTGATGCTCAAGtttcccttatcatctttggtgTCTCTGGGAAGATGCATGAGTACATCAGCCCCTCCACTac GTTGATTGACGTCCTGGACAGATACCAAAGAGCCTCTGGGAAGACCCTGTGGGATGCTAAGCATGAg AACCTCAGCAATGAAATTGATAGAATCAAGAAAGAGAATGACAGCATGCAAATTGAGCTCAg GCACTTGAAAGGAGAGGACATCACGTCACTGAATTACAAGGAACTGATGGCTCTAGAGGATGCCCTTGAAAATGGCCTCAGTGGAGTCCGTGAGAAAAAg ATGGAAGTGCACAGGATGTTCAAGAGAAAT GACAAGATTTTGGAGGAGCAAAATAAGGAACTCAATTTCCTTCTG CAACAACATTTGGCACTAGAAGGTATGGGAAACATGCATGGACAATGGATTTAA
- the LOC114410385 gene encoding ubinuclein-1-like isoform X1: MAEEKRAPSSFVKKGDRQMFTVELWPGETTIVSWKKLLKDANKHNGSTSAPQHVAIAPGQPVEVEETDPSQPNRFSAVIEKIERLYTGKDSSDDEDLLDVPDDDQYDTEDSFIDDAELDEYFEVDNSAIKHDGFFVNRGKLERINEPPVLPNQQPKKRRRKDILKNAGENNDGHGSNKNVKVGRPASAKTASLQAKNMLNLSENLVAPGDHIEDLKLPNQSDVSGIISKKKTADTKPILNPSVSLKTSSDDAPAVTDAKDVDKQKIGAFQSKNISDKYIDGSGSFDASHHKYNEKSAYAHSKSQPGRPSSNIDDINWTKEKNGMRELPDLNLSEGKSATQATKSENMHKKEGSSVRPKTSMLEKALRELEKMVAESRPPAVDNQEADATSQAVKRRLPREIKLKLAKVARLAATHGKVSKELINRLMSILGHLIQLRTLKRNLKIMINMGLSAKQEEDNRFQQIKKEVVDLIKMQAPTLESKQQLKGEASGDFQEFGTDGKPITKRKFTMDAALEDKICDLYDLFVDGLDENAGPQIRKLYAELAQLWPSGYMDNHGIKRGICRAKERRRALYNKHKDQEKIKRKKLLAPKQQENVRFDTNTITSQQNLRERSAPESSSHAYTSGNKQVSNTSTPSPMNGLKQEKAKGSSSSSVDDVRVADGVLTKKVKRKPELELEGAHLGPEKVASLQGEERPRSLKQSTGPLPTKSNLQPTSLPDLEQSS; the protein is encoded by the exons ATGGCGGAGGAGAAGAGGGCGCCGTCGTCGTTCGTGAAGAAAGGCGACCGGCAAATGTTCACGGTGGAGCTCTGGCCAGGTGAGACCACCATAGTTTCGTGGAAGAAGCTGTTGAAGGACGCTAACAAGCACAACGGATCCACTTCGGCGCCACAACACGTCGCAATCGCTCCG GGTCAACCTGTGGAGGTTGAAGAAACAGATCCTTCTCAGCCAAACCGTTTCAGTGCTGTAATAGAGAAGATTGAGCGCCTTTACACG GGTAAGGACAGTAGTGATGATGAGGATCTGCTTGATGTTCCTGATGATGATCAGTATGATACTGAAGACTCTTTTATAGATGATGCTGAACTG GATGAATATTTTGAGGTTGATAATTCTGCAATCAAACATGATGGGTTCTTTGTAAATAGGGGGAAATTGGAACGCAT AAATGAACCTCCTGTACTACCTAATCAGCAACCAAAGAAAAGGCGCAGAAAAGATATATTGAAGAATGCTGGTGAAAACAATGATGGTCAtggatcaaataaaaatgtaaaagttgGCAGGCCAGCATCTGCCAAAACAGCTTCACTACAGGCAAAGAATATGTTAAATTTATCTGAGAATTTGGTTGCACCTGGTGACCATATTGAAGACTTGAAACTTCCAAATCAATCGGATGTCTCTGGAATTATTTCGAAAAAGAAAACTGCTGATACTAAACCAATATTGAACCCTTCTGTCTCTTTGAAAACATCAAGTGATGATGCTCCTGCTGTAACAGATGCAAAAGATGTTGACAAGCAGAAGATAGGAGCTTTTCAATCTAAGAACATTAGTGATAAATATATAGATGGAAGTGGATCGTTTGATGCATCTCATCATAAATACAATGAAAAAAGTGCATATGCTCATTCCAAATCCCAACCTGGAAGACCCTCAAGTAATATTGATGATATCAAttggacaaaagaaaaaaatggtatGCGTGAACTGCCAGATCTTAACTTGTCTGAGGGAAAGTCTGCTACCCAAGCAACA AAGTCTGAAAACATGCACAAGAAAGAGGGTTCTAGTGTTAGGCCAAAAACTTCAATGCTTGAAAAGGCTCTTCGTGAGTTGGAAAAAATGGTTGCAGAAT CTAGGCCACCAGCAGTGGATAACCAAGAGGCTGATGCTACATCCCAGGCAGTCAAAAGGAGGTTGCCTAGAGAAATAAAGCTAAAGCTTGCTAAAGTTGCTAGACTAGCG GCAACGCACGGGAAAGTATCAAAAGAGTTAATTAACCGTCTTATGAGTATTCTTGGGCATCTGATTCAGCTAAGAACATTAAAG agaaacttaaaaataatgatCAATATGGGTCTGTCAGCAAAGCAGGAGGAGGATAATAGGTTTCAACAGATAAAGAAGGAAGTTGTTGATTTGATTAAGATGCAGGCCCCAACTCTGGAATCCAAG CAGCAGCTGAAAGGTGAAGCATCTGGTGATTTTCAAGAATTTGGTACTGATGGAAAACCAATAACTAAAAGGAAGTTTACTATGGATGCTGCATTGGAGGACAAGATTTGTGATCTCTACGATCTTTTTGTAGAT GGGTTGGATGAAAATGCCGGTCCACAGATTAGAAAGTTGTATGCTGAG CTTGCACAGTTATGGCCCAGTGGTTACATGGACAACCATGGGATCAAACGTGGAATTTGCAGGGCGAAAGAGAGGCGCAGAGCACTATACAACAAACATAAG GATCAGGAGAAAATTAAGAGGAAAAAGTTGCTGGCACCTAAGCAACAGGAGAACGTTCGATTTGATACTAATACAATTACTTCACAGCAGAACCTACGAGAGAGATCAGCTCCAGAGTCTAGCAGTCATGCTTATACTTCAGGGAACAAGCAAGTTTCTAATACAAGCACCCCAAGTCCAATGAATGgtctaaaacaagaaaaagcaaAGGGAAGTTCAAGCAGTTCCGTGGATGATGTCAGGGTTGCAGATGGTGTTTTGACAAAGAAGGTAAAGAGAAAACCAGAACTTGAGTTGGAAGGAGCACATTTAGGTCCTGAGAAAGTAGCTTCCTTGCAGGGAGAAGAAAGACCCAGGTCCCTAAAGCAGTCTACAGGGCCACTTCCCACCAAATCAAATCTTCAGCCAACATCTCTGCCTGATCTTGAACAGTCAAGCTAA
- the LOC114410385 gene encoding ubinuclein-1-like isoform X2 has protein sequence MAEEKRAPSSFVKKGDRQMFTVELWPGETTIVSWKKLLKDANKHNGSTSAPQHVAIAPGQPVEVEETDPSQPNRFSAVIEKIERLYTGKDSSDDEDLLDVPDDDQYDTEDSFIDDAELDEYFEVDNSAIKHDGFFVNRGKLERINEPPVLPNQQPKKRRRKDILKNAGENNDGHGSNKNVKVGRPASAKTASLQAKNMLNLSENLVAPGDHIEDLKLPNQSDVSGIISKKKTADTKPILNPSVSLKTSSDDAPAVTDAKDVDKQKIGAFQSKNISDKYIDGSGSFDASHHKYNEKSAYAHSKSQPGRPSSNIDDINWTKEKNGMRELPDLNLSEGKSATQATKSENMHKKEGSSVRPKTSMLEKALRELEKMVAESRPPAVDNQEADATSQAVKRRLPREIKLKLAKVARLAATHGKVSKELINRLMSILGHLIQLRTLKRNLKIMINMGLSAKQEEDNRFQQIKKEVVDLIKMQAPTLESKQLKGEASGDFQEFGTDGKPITKRKFTMDAALEDKICDLYDLFVDGLDENAGPQIRKLYAELAQLWPSGYMDNHGIKRGICRAKERRRALYNKHKDQEKIKRKKLLAPKQQENVRFDTNTITSQQNLRERSAPESSSHAYTSGNKQVSNTSTPSPMNGLKQEKAKGSSSSSVDDVRVADGVLTKKVKRKPELELEGAHLGPEKVASLQGEERPRSLKQSTGPLPTKSNLQPTSLPDLEQSS, from the exons ATGGCGGAGGAGAAGAGGGCGCCGTCGTCGTTCGTGAAGAAAGGCGACCGGCAAATGTTCACGGTGGAGCTCTGGCCAGGTGAGACCACCATAGTTTCGTGGAAGAAGCTGTTGAAGGACGCTAACAAGCACAACGGATCCACTTCGGCGCCACAACACGTCGCAATCGCTCCG GGTCAACCTGTGGAGGTTGAAGAAACAGATCCTTCTCAGCCAAACCGTTTCAGTGCTGTAATAGAGAAGATTGAGCGCCTTTACACG GGTAAGGACAGTAGTGATGATGAGGATCTGCTTGATGTTCCTGATGATGATCAGTATGATACTGAAGACTCTTTTATAGATGATGCTGAACTG GATGAATATTTTGAGGTTGATAATTCTGCAATCAAACATGATGGGTTCTTTGTAAATAGGGGGAAATTGGAACGCAT AAATGAACCTCCTGTACTACCTAATCAGCAACCAAAGAAAAGGCGCAGAAAAGATATATTGAAGAATGCTGGTGAAAACAATGATGGTCAtggatcaaataaaaatgtaaaagttgGCAGGCCAGCATCTGCCAAAACAGCTTCACTACAGGCAAAGAATATGTTAAATTTATCTGAGAATTTGGTTGCACCTGGTGACCATATTGAAGACTTGAAACTTCCAAATCAATCGGATGTCTCTGGAATTATTTCGAAAAAGAAAACTGCTGATACTAAACCAATATTGAACCCTTCTGTCTCTTTGAAAACATCAAGTGATGATGCTCCTGCTGTAACAGATGCAAAAGATGTTGACAAGCAGAAGATAGGAGCTTTTCAATCTAAGAACATTAGTGATAAATATATAGATGGAAGTGGATCGTTTGATGCATCTCATCATAAATACAATGAAAAAAGTGCATATGCTCATTCCAAATCCCAACCTGGAAGACCCTCAAGTAATATTGATGATATCAAttggacaaaagaaaaaaatggtatGCGTGAACTGCCAGATCTTAACTTGTCTGAGGGAAAGTCTGCTACCCAAGCAACA AAGTCTGAAAACATGCACAAGAAAGAGGGTTCTAGTGTTAGGCCAAAAACTTCAATGCTTGAAAAGGCTCTTCGTGAGTTGGAAAAAATGGTTGCAGAAT CTAGGCCACCAGCAGTGGATAACCAAGAGGCTGATGCTACATCCCAGGCAGTCAAAAGGAGGTTGCCTAGAGAAATAAAGCTAAAGCTTGCTAAAGTTGCTAGACTAGCG GCAACGCACGGGAAAGTATCAAAAGAGTTAATTAACCGTCTTATGAGTATTCTTGGGCATCTGATTCAGCTAAGAACATTAAAG agaaacttaaaaataatgatCAATATGGGTCTGTCAGCAAAGCAGGAGGAGGATAATAGGTTTCAACAGATAAAGAAGGAAGTTGTTGATTTGATTAAGATGCAGGCCCCAACTCTGGAATCCAAG CAGCTGAAAGGTGAAGCATCTGGTGATTTTCAAGAATTTGGTACTGATGGAAAACCAATAACTAAAAGGAAGTTTACTATGGATGCTGCATTGGAGGACAAGATTTGTGATCTCTACGATCTTTTTGTAGAT GGGTTGGATGAAAATGCCGGTCCACAGATTAGAAAGTTGTATGCTGAG CTTGCACAGTTATGGCCCAGTGGTTACATGGACAACCATGGGATCAAACGTGGAATTTGCAGGGCGAAAGAGAGGCGCAGAGCACTATACAACAAACATAAG GATCAGGAGAAAATTAAGAGGAAAAAGTTGCTGGCACCTAAGCAACAGGAGAACGTTCGATTTGATACTAATACAATTACTTCACAGCAGAACCTACGAGAGAGATCAGCTCCAGAGTCTAGCAGTCATGCTTATACTTCAGGGAACAAGCAAGTTTCTAATACAAGCACCCCAAGTCCAATGAATGgtctaaaacaagaaaaagcaaAGGGAAGTTCAAGCAGTTCCGTGGATGATGTCAGGGTTGCAGATGGTGTTTTGACAAAGAAGGTAAAGAGAAAACCAGAACTTGAGTTGGAAGGAGCACATTTAGGTCCTGAGAAAGTAGCTTCCTTGCAGGGAGAAGAAAGACCCAGGTCCCTAAAGCAGTCTACAGGGCCACTTCCCACCAAATCAAATCTTCAGCCAACATCTCTGCCTGATCTTGAACAGTCAAGCTAA